In a single window of the Campylobacter fetus subsp. testudinum 03-427 genome:
- the alaS gene encoding alanyl-tRNA synthetase (Pfam matches to PF01411.15 tRNA-synt_2c, and to PF07973.10 tRNA_SAD, and to PF02272.15 DHHA1), which yields MDIRKEYLDFFKSKGHEIIDSAPLVPDDASLLFTNAGMVPFKSIFTGDVPRPTPPIRTSCQTCIRAGGKHNDLDNVGYTARHHTFFEMLGNFSFGEYFKKDAIAYAWEFVTEVLKLPKDKLYVTVHEKDDEAYELWQKFIQKDRIYRFGDKDNFWAMGDSGPCGPCSEIFYDQGSEHFNSDEDYMGGDGDRFLEIWNLVFMQFERSKDGTMTPLPKPSIDTGMGLERVTAIKEGKFSNYDSSLFMPLISEVAKLCHKQYEYKTGASYRVISDHIRSVTFLLAQGVNFDKEGRGYVLRRILRRAVRHGYLLGIKEPFMYKLVDKVVELMGEHYSYLKEKKEYVKELIKLEEERFLATIVAGLDLFNEELTKTSSKVFSGEVAFKLYDTYGFPLDLTADMLREKGLSVDEVKFDELMSEQKVRAKASWKGSGDTAKESGDFKALLEEFGENKFIGYDNLKSNSKVLALLNSEFKRVNELKNGEIGYVMLDSTAFYAQSGGQCGDTGLLGQNRVLDTKKYFGLNLSEIEAKNSIKTGDIVECEIGLDRLEIRRHHSATHLLHAALRSVLGTSVAQAGSSVEANKLRFDFSHPKPVTKEELEKIENFVNEAILKGAKAKTEIMDIEEAKKSGAIALFGEKYADKVRVLTLGLSKELCGGTHVENLNEIGSFFIVRESGVSAGVRRIEAVCSKAALELSKEFRKEINDIKDSLKGADPLLAIKKLKDEIKMLQNDLKNASNTKDLDVKDMNGTKVVVSKFDGDIKSKIDELKNKFDKIVVFLAGAKDGKVNLGAGSKNTSIKAGELVKTVAPLVGGGGGGRDDFATAGGKDESKIDEALNAATKFISEKL from the coding sequence ATGGATATCAGAAAAGAATATTTGGATTTTTTTAAAAGCAAAGGACATGAGATTATAGATTCAGCTCCGCTAGTTCCAGATGATGCGAGCTTACTTTTTACAAATGCTGGAATGGTGCCTTTTAAAAGCATTTTTACAGGAGACGTGCCTCGCCCTACTCCGCCTATTCGCACAAGCTGTCAAACTTGTATAAGAGCTGGTGGAAAGCACAATGACTTAGATAACGTCGGCTACACAGCTCGTCACCATACGTTTTTTGAAATGTTAGGAAATTTCAGCTTTGGCGAATACTTCAAAAAAGACGCCATAGCTTACGCGTGGGAGTTTGTCACAGAAGTGCTAAAGTTGCCAAAAGACAAGCTTTATGTCACAGTTCATGAAAAAGACGATGAAGCGTATGAATTATGGCAAAAATTTATACAAAAAGATAGAATTTACCGCTTCGGGGATAAAGATAACTTCTGGGCTATGGGTGATAGCGGACCTTGCGGACCTTGTAGCGAGATATTTTATGATCAAGGAAGTGAGCATTTTAACAGCGATGAAGACTATATGGGTGGTGATGGGGATAGATTTTTAGAAATTTGGAACCTTGTATTTATGCAGTTTGAAAGAAGTAAAGACGGCACTATGACTCCACTTCCAAAGCCTTCCATAGACACCGGAATGGGACTTGAGAGAGTTACTGCTATAAAAGAAGGTAAATTTAGTAACTACGATAGTTCGCTATTTATGCCTCTTATCAGCGAAGTTGCAAAGCTTTGTCATAAGCAGTACGAGTATAAAACAGGAGCTAGCTATAGGGTCATAAGCGATCATATCCGCTCTGTTACATTTTTACTAGCTCAGGGCGTAAATTTTGACAAAGAAGGGCGCGGATACGTATTAAGACGTATATTAAGAAGAGCAGTTCGCCACGGATATTTACTTGGAATAAAAGAGCCATTTATGTATAAATTAGTAGATAAAGTAGTAGAGCTAATGGGCGAACACTACTCATATCTAAAAGAGAAAAAAGAGTACGTAAAAGAGCTTATAAAACTTGAAGAAGAGAGATTTTTAGCCACTATAGTAGCAGGGCTTGATCTATTTAACGAAGAGCTTACAAAAACTTCTAGCAAAGTCTTTAGCGGCGAAGTAGCATTTAAACTATACGATACTTACGGATTTCCACTTGATCTAACCGCTGATATGTTAAGAGAAAAAGGACTTAGCGTAGATGAAGTTAAATTTGATGAACTAATGAGCGAACAAAAAGTACGTGCAAAAGCTAGCTGGAAAGGTAGCGGAGACACTGCAAAAGAGAGTGGAGACTTTAAAGCCTTGCTTGAAGAATTTGGAGAAAATAAATTTATAGGTTATGATAATCTAAAAAGCAATAGCAAGGTTCTAGCTCTTTTAAATAGTGAATTTAAAAGAGTAAATGAGCTAAAAAACGGTGAGATCGGATACGTTATGCTAGACTCTACTGCATTTTACGCACAAAGCGGCGGACAGTGTGGAGACACCGGTTTATTAGGTCAAAATAGAGTCCTTGATACTAAAAAGTATTTCGGTTTAAATTTAAGTGAAATAGAAGCAAAAAATAGCATAAAAACAGGCGATATAGTAGAATGCGAAATAGGTTTAGATAGACTAGAAATTCGTCGTCACCACTCAGCCACCCACCTACTTCACGCAGCACTTAGAAGCGTTTTAGGTACTAGTGTAGCTCAAGCTGGAAGTAGTGTAGAAGCAAACAAACTTAGATTTGACTTTTCTCATCCAAAACCAGTAACAAAAGAAGAATTAGAAAAAATCGAGAATTTCGTAAATGAAGCGATCTTAAAAGGCGCTAAAGCAAAAACAGAAATAATGGATATAGAAGAGGCTAAAAAAAGCGGAGCTATCGCTCTATTTGGTGAAAAATACGCAGACAAAGTCAGAGTCTTAACACTTGGCTTATCAAAAGAGCTTTGTGGCGGAACTCACGTAGAAAACTTAAATGAGATAGGAAGCTTTTTCATCGTCCGTGAAAGTGGAGTTAGTGCTGGAGTAAGGCGTATAGAAGCGGTTTGTTCTAAAGCAGCGCTTGAGCTATCAAAAGAGTTTAGAAAAGAGATAAACGATATAAAAGATAGTTTAAAAGGCGCAGATCCATTGCTTGCTATCAAAAAGCTAAAAGATGAGATAAAAATGCTTCAAAACGATCTAAAAAATGCTTCAAATACAAAAGATTTAGACGTAAAAGATATGAACGGTACAAAGGTTGTAGTATCTAAATTTGATGGAGATATAAAAAGCAAAATAGACGAATTAAAAAATAAATTCGATAAAATAGTAGTATTTTTAGCCGGTGCAAAAGACGGCAAAGTAAACTTAGGAGCAGGAAGCAAAAACACAAGCATAAAAGCTGGAGAATTAGTAAAAACAGTAGCTCCACTAGTCGGCGGAGGCGGAGGCGGAAGAGATGACTTTGCTACTGCTGGAGGTAAAGATGAGAGTAAAATAGACGAAGCTCTAAATGCTGCTACTAAATTTATAAGCGAGAAACTTTGA
- a CDS encoding putative membrane protein, with translation MNTAFARLDQIAPFIHISSAVLFIALQLSVVIFSRYFFKDIEQNTHRYKTILKEFRRFMISELCLIAVICISGIFLLSRDEFKISDPMIEAIVATKWALMLFILSNIAYMWHKFNLAKNAFLNDEVIGTHENLVLIIYYFTPLNIVLSFISIYLGITFRGI, from the coding sequence TTGAACACGGCATTTGCAAGACTTGACCAAATAGCGCCATTTATACATATAAGTAGTGCGGTGTTATTTATAGCTCTGCAGTTAAGCGTGGTTATATTTTCAAGATATTTTTTCAAAGATATTGAACAAAACACGCATAGATATAAAACAATCTTAAAGGAATTTAGGCGTTTTATGATAAGTGAGCTATGCTTAATAGCAGTTATTTGCATAAGTGGGATATTTCTTCTTAGTAGAGACGAGTTCAAAATCTCAGATCCCATGATAGAGGCGATAGTTGCTACAAAATGGGCTTTGATGCTATTTATACTATCAAATATCGCGTATATGTGGCACAAATTTAATCTAGCCAAAAATGCATTTTTAAATGATGAAGTTATAGGAACTCATGAAAATTTAGTTTTAATCATATATTATTTTACTCCATTAAATATAGTTTTATCATTTATAAGCATATATCTTGGCATAACTTTTAGAGGAATTTGA
- the pbpA gene encoding penicillin-binding protein 1A (bifunctional~Pfam matches to PF00912.18 Transgly, and to PF00905.18 Transpeptidase), with product MKHIFGFFIIIAIAVFAALIYFYSQIRVDISAIVDYKPKLTTQIFDRNGDLVANVFDEENRQYAKYEEIPPRVVEALVAVEDTSFFEHGGINVEAIFRAAIKDIKAMSLVEGASTLTQQLIKNMVLTRDKKFTRKLKEIILAFKIEEDLTKEEIIERYLNQVYFGHGYYGIKTAALGYFKKELNELTIKEVAILVGLPKAPSNYDPTRHIDLSLSRANGVVTRLYTLGWISENEYNLALKETPIVYDETLTQNRAPYLVDETLKEAYKIFPDIKYGGYKITLNADLKIQEIAQNALKFGYSEILKRDKNADQNYLNGAMIVTNPTNGEILALVGGIDYVKSNFNRATQSERQPGSSFKPFIYQIALDLGYSPMSKVADISRVFENVNRSEEDKDWKPKNYGGNFEGYITLKHALRQSRNLATINLLNSIGLDVVQQKLSYFGFNNIPQNLSIALGSFGVSLINFSEHYSMFAGLGEQSKSRLIKSIESTNGTLTTYEQESSKIIDPQQAYLMIDMLKDVVNAGTGRNAKVEGIEVAGKTGTTNNNVDAWFCGFTPEVQAIIWYGNDNNLPMRKIEGGGRTAAPVFKEFMTNYIAAFPQTKRKFEAPNGVYHKIYEGIDEIYTSTSPLPSQKTDAISTQESDGLIF from the coding sequence ATGAAGCATATTTTTGGCTTTTTTATTATAATTGCAATTGCGGTATTTGCAGCTCTTATATATTTTTACTCGCAAATAAGAGTGGATATATCTGCCATAGTGGATTATAAACCAAAACTAACAACTCAAATTTTTGATAGAAACGGTGACCTTGTAGCAAATGTTTTTGACGAAGAAAATAGACAATACGCAAAATACGAAGAGATACCTCCAAGAGTGGTTGAAGCACTAGTTGCGGTAGAAGATACAAGCTTTTTTGAGCATGGTGGTATAAATGTAGAAGCTATTTTTAGAGCAGCCATAAAAGATATAAAAGCGATGTCATTAGTAGAAGGAGCTTCTACTCTAACTCAACAACTTATAAAAAATATGGTTCTAACGCGTGATAAGAAATTTACTCGTAAATTAAAAGAGATTATTTTAGCATTTAAGATAGAAGAAGATCTAACTAAAGAAGAAATCATCGAAAGATATCTTAATCAAGTATATTTTGGACACGGTTATTATGGTATAAAAACAGCAGCACTTGGGTATTTCAAAAAAGAGCTAAATGAACTTACTATAAAAGAAGTCGCTATACTAGTAGGACTTCCAAAAGCACCTAGCAACTATGATCCAACCAGACACATAGATCTATCTTTATCACGTGCAAATGGAGTTGTTACAAGACTATATACATTAGGTTGGATAAGTGAAAATGAATACAACCTTGCATTAAAAGAAACCCCTATAGTATATGATGAAACATTAACACAAAATAGAGCTCCGTATCTAGTAGATGAAACATTAAAAGAAGCTTATAAAATATTTCCAGATATAAAATACGGCGGATATAAAATAACATTAAATGCTGATCTTAAAATACAAGAAATAGCGCAAAATGCACTTAAATTTGGATATAGCGAGATACTAAAAAGAGATAAAAATGCAGATCAAAATTATCTAAACGGTGCTATGATAGTAACTAATCCTACAAACGGTGAAATACTAGCATTAGTTGGCGGTATAGACTATGTAAAAAGCAACTTCAACCGCGCCACGCAAAGTGAGCGCCAACCTGGATCTAGCTTCAAGCCATTCATATACCAAATCGCTCTTGATCTTGGCTACTCACCTATGAGTAAAGTAGCAGATATATCAAGAGTATTTGAAAATGTAAATAGAAGCGAAGAGGATAAAGATTGGAAGCCAAAAAACTACGGGGGAAATTTTGAAGGATATATAACGCTTAAACATGCTTTGAGACAGTCTCGTAACTTAGCCACTATAAATCTTTTAAATTCTATAGGATTAGACGTAGTTCAGCAAAAACTTTCATATTTTGGCTTCAATAATATACCTCAAAATCTTTCAATAGCGCTTGGAAGTTTTGGGGTGAGCCTTATAAACTTTAGCGAACATTACTCAATGTTCGCAGGTTTAGGAGAACAAAGCAAATCAAGACTAATAAAATCCATCGAAAGCACAAACGGTACATTAACAACATATGAGCAAGAAAGTTCTAAAATCATAGATCCTCAGCAGGCGTATTTAATGATAGATATGTTAAAAGATGTCGTAAATGCCGGAACCGGACGAAATGCAAAAGTTGAAGGTATAGAAGTGGCAGGAAAAACAGGAACCACAAACAATAACGTAGATGCGTGGTTTTGCGGATTTACTCCCGAAGTTCAAGCCATTATCTGGTATGGAAATGACAATAATCTACCTATGAGAAAAATAGAAGGCGGCGGAAGAACTGCAGCTCCTGTGTTTAAGGAATTTATGACAAATTATATAGCAGCATTTCCTCAAACTAAACGTAAATTTGAAGCTCCAAATGGAGTATATCATAAAATTTATGAAGGTATAGATGAGATATATACGAGTACTTCTCCGCTACCTTCACAAAAAACAGATGCGATCTCTACTCAAGAGAGCGATGGATTGATATTTTAA
- the rmuC gene encoding DNA recombination protein (Pfam match to PF02646.12 RmuC): MEIYLLLSAVIFVLLVLILYQFFKTNKLKFELRLQNERFLNLQNKFNQIELELSNSKEQIQTLNTQKMENEIEKAKLKTKFDEQIHINLELKARQDELDLKTREYFELKTKEMSQHLLNLNTKTLGENSQKILENLINPLKNEIEKYQKESINTSTIFKTNFENLKTETKNIMTQAQNLAEALNGNKKVLGNWGEIQLDSVLSASGLELNKNYFKQVGYKDKDANQKYLDVVVDFGESKKAIIDAKCSLVNYNAYFNESDEVKKTQFAKALANDVKKHIELLSSKEYQDYDTKTYEYIFMFVPNDSIFYTALNQDSTIYEYAYEKGIFITTPLTLLMALKTVYICWRNLKSDENAMRILAEAGRMYDKFRVFTEQFERLETQLNTVMKTVSSSKTTLYDGSGNLLGRFENLKKLGAKTNKNISKIYNETPENNQA; encoded by the coding sequence ATGGAAATTTATCTACTTTTATCTGCTGTTATCTTTGTTCTTTTAGTTTTGATTTTGTATCAATTTTTTAAAACAAACAAGCTTAAATTTGAGCTTAGACTGCAAAACGAAAGGTTTTTAAATTTGCAAAACAAATTTAATCAAATAGAACTGGAATTATCAAATTCCAAAGAGCAAATTCAAACTCTAAATACTCAAAAAATGGAAAATGAGATAGAAAAAGCAAAACTAAAAACTAAATTTGATGAACAAATTCATATAAATTTAGAATTAAAAGCAAGGCAAGACGAGCTGGATTTAAAAACGAGAGAGTATTTTGAGTTAAAAACAAAAGAGATGAGCCAACATCTTTTAAATTTAAATACAAAAACTCTTGGCGAAAACTCACAAAAAATCCTTGAAAATCTTATAAATCCACTCAAAAACGAGATAGAAAAATACCAAAAAGAGAGTATAAACACAAGCACCATTTTTAAAACGAATTTTGAAAATCTCAAAACCGAAACCAAAAACATAATGACTCAAGCTCAAAATCTCGCCGAGGCGCTAAATGGCAATAAAAAAGTTCTTGGCAATTGGGGCGAGATACAGCTTGATAGCGTACTTAGCGCTAGTGGGCTGGAGTTAAATAAAAATTATTTTAAACAAGTCGGTTATAAAGATAAAGACGCAAATCAAAAATATCTTGATGTTGTGGTTGATTTTGGTGAGAGTAAAAAAGCCATTATCGACGCAAAATGCTCTTTGGTAAATTATAATGCGTATTTTAACGAAAGCGATGAAGTCAAAAAAACGCAGTTTGCAAAAGCTCTTGCAAACGACGTCAAAAAGCATATCGAGCTACTTAGCTCAAAAGAGTATCAAGACTATGATACTAAAACTTATGAGTATATATTTATGTTTGTGCCAAACGATAGTATATTTTACACCGCGTTAAATCAAGATAGCACGATATATGAGTATGCTTATGAAAAAGGTATTTTTATCACGACTCCGCTTACTTTGCTTATGGCTTTAAAAACCGTTTATATATGTTGGAGGAATTTAAAAAGCGATGAAAATGCTATGAGAATTCTTGCTGAAGCTGGTAGAATGTATGATAAATTTAGAGTATTTACAGAGCAGTTTGAGAGATTAGAAACTCAGTTAAATACAGTTATGAAAACAGTAAGTTCTAGCAAAACAACTTTATATGATGGTAGCGGAAATCTGCTAGGTAGATTTGAAAATTTAAAGAAACTCGGTGCAAAAACCAATAAAAATATATCTAAAATTTATAATGAAACGCCAGAAAATAATCAAGCTTAA
- a CDS encoding hypothetical membrane protein (DUF4405 domain) (Pfam match to PF14358.2 DUF4405), giving the protein MKISKPVGTTATIVTFIVVGITGVLMFFDIKSSGIKVLHEYVGIAMVIASVLHIMANLTPFKKYFAGKKLAIMSVLFAASVVFIAVIPNNPKPPFKEVYQNFANLNLSTVEQIFGTNESLFNEYLNKNGFKFEDISVKEFAAKNGIKENDLVKMLLNK; this is encoded by the coding sequence ATGAAAATCTCAAAACCAGTTGGCACAACAGCTACGATAGTCACATTTATAGTAGTAGGAATCACCGGAGTTCTTATGTTTTTTGACATAAAATCAAGCGGTATAAAAGTCCTACACGAATACGTAGGTATAGCAATGGTGATAGCTTCCGTGCTTCATATAATGGCGAATTTAACACCATTTAAAAAGTACTTTGCAGGAAAAAAACTAGCTATAATGAGTGTTTTATTTGCAGCGTCCGTAGTTTTTATAGCAGTTATACCAAACAACCCAAAACCGCCATTTAAAGAGGTATATCAAAACTTTGCAAATCTAAATTTAAGCACAGTAGAACAAATTTTTGGTACAAACGAAAGTCTATTTAACGAATACTTAAATAAAAACGGATTTAAATTTGAAGATATAAGTGTAAAAGAATTTGCCGCTAAAAACGGTATAAAAGAAAATGATTTAGTAAAAATGTTACTTAATAAATAA
- a CDS encoding putative membrane protein, predicted permease (Pfam match to PF03547.14 Mem_trans) translates to MEYIFNALLPICLIISAGYFFKRIKFPSTEFWPKMDKFTYYVLMPCLLVYELGSVDLDIKSTINIVFSSLSSLGIMLIILVLLNLIIRFKNAEFTSVVQGGIRFNTYVFLALTSAIYGKDGLVVAAIIIAFAIPFVNILCISIFAIYIKNGKFSMQNFIKTIVKNPLIVACIVGYILNLINVYVPTFIFKSLSIVSHAALPMGLLSVGIGFELRSINSAKKEIFVSSFAKLVLLPIIAYFLAKLMGANGLYLAVATLYAAMPTAPTSHILSRELGGDVNLMSSITTFEILLSMATLFAIIPMLEFM, encoded by the coding sequence ATGGAATATATATTTAATGCGCTCTTGCCTATTTGTTTGATCATAAGCGCTGGGTATTTTTTTAAACGTATCAAATTTCCATCTACTGAGTTTTGGCCTAAGATGGATAAATTTACCTATTATGTTTTGATGCCTTGTTTGCTAGTGTATGAGCTAGGAAGCGTGGATCTAGATATAAAAAGTACTATAAATATAGTATTTTCTTCACTTAGTTCCCTTGGTATAATGCTAATTATCTTAGTTCTTTTAAATTTGATAATCCGCTTCAAAAACGCTGAATTTACCTCCGTCGTACAAGGCGGGATCAGATTTAACACATACGTATTTTTAGCTCTTACGTCTGCGATATATGGCAAAGACGGTTTAGTAGTCGCAGCCATAATCATAGCATTTGCGATACCTTTTGTAAATATACTTTGCATATCGATTTTTGCCATATACATCAAAAACGGCAAGTTTTCTATGCAAAACTTCATAAAAACGATAGTAAAAAATCCGCTTATAGTTGCTTGTATAGTCGGATATATCTTAAATTTAATAAATGTCTATGTACCTACTTTTATCTTTAAAAGTCTTTCTATAGTAAGTCACGCTGCGTTGCCTATGGGGCTTTTATCTGTTGGTATAGGATTCGAGCTAAGATCGATAAACTCGGCTAAAAAAGAGATTTTCGTAAGCTCATTTGCAAAACTAGTGTTGTTGCCTATCATCGCATACTTTTTAGCCAAACTTATGGGAGCAAATGGTTTGTATCTAGCAGTGGCTACTTTATACGCTGCGATGCCTACAGCTCCGACGTCTCACATACTCTCAAGAGAGCTTGGTGGAGATGTAAATTTGATGAGTTCTATCACTACTTTTGAGATTTTACTCTCTATGGCGACACTTTTTGCTATCATACCGATGCTTGAATTTATGTAG
- the ansB gene encoding asparaginase II (bifunctional~Pfam match to PF00710.16 Asparaginase), giving the protein MCLIKKVFILMLITMSAMFAKPTIYILATGGTIAGSSASSLSSGYTSGTVTVDKLISAVPQINEIATIKGEQISNIGSQEMNNDVWLKLAKRVNELLDSKNVDGIVITHGTDTMEETAYFLNLVVKSDKPIVMVGAMRNSDSLSSDGPLNLYNAVNVAMSKDAVGKGVLVVMNDEIHAAREITKTNTTSVDTFKSPNTGKIGTVIYGNVKFYMQSTRKHTKNSEFDISTISSLPRVDIIFSHSNDNPDFVNAAVQNGAKGIINAGMGNGNIYPSALEALAKAVKQGVIVVRDSRVGSGETTNPGEIDDAKYGFLTSDNLNVQKARVLLMVALTKTSDPKKIEEYFLTY; this is encoded by the coding sequence ATGTGCTTAATTAAAAAGGTGTTTATACTTATGCTCATTACGATGTCCGCTATGTTTGCAAAACCTACTATTTATATACTTGCTACTGGCGGAACTATCGCAGGTAGCTCTGCTAGTTCTCTTAGCAGCGGTTACACTTCTGGCACGGTTACAGTTGATAAACTTATATCCGCAGTTCCTCAAATCAATGAAATAGCCACCATAAAAGGCGAACAAATAAGCAATATCGGCTCTCAAGAGATGAACAACGATGTTTGGCTAAAACTAGCAAAACGTGTAAATGAGCTTTTGGATAGCAAAAACGTTGATGGTATCGTGATAACTCACGGAACAGATACGATGGAAGAGACTGCTTATTTTTTAAATTTAGTTGTTAAAAGCGATAAACCAATAGTTATGGTTGGAGCTATGAGAAACTCAGACTCTTTAAGCAGCGATGGTCCGTTAAATTTATATAACGCCGTAAATGTTGCGATGAGTAAAGACGCTGTAGGAAAGGGCGTTTTGGTAGTGATGAACGATGAAATTCACGCCGCTAGAGAGATCACAAAAACAAACACTACTTCAGTAGATACTTTCAAATCTCCAAATACCGGTAAAATCGGTACAGTTATCTATGGAAATGTTAAGTTTTATATGCAATCAACTAGAAAACATACAAAAAATAGCGAATTCGATATATCTACAATCAGCTCTTTACCAAGAGTTGATATAATCTTTAGCCACTCAAATGATAATCCTGATTTCGTAAATGCTGCTGTACAAAATGGAGCAAAAGGTATAATTAACGCAGGTATGGGAAATGGCAACATCTATCCATCTGCTCTTGAAGCTTTGGCAAAAGCTGTAAAACAAGGCGTGATAGTTGTCAGAGATAGCAGAGTAGGTAGTGGAGAGACGACAAATCCGGGTGAAATAGATGACGCAAAATACGGTTTCTTAACAAGCGATAATCTAAATGTGCAAAAAGCAAGAGTGCTTTTAATGGTAGCTTTGACAAAAACAAGCGATCCTAAAAAGATCGAGGAGTATTTTTTAACTTACTAA
- the rplS gene encoding 50S ribosomal protein L19 (Pfam match to PF01245.16 Ribosomal_L19), whose product MRNKYIEAFENAQIENKSVPDFRAGDTLRIAIRIKEGDKTRVQNFEGICIARRGSGSGETFIIRKIGANSVGVERIFPIYSESLESITVLRRGRIRRAKLFYLRDRRGKAARIKELKK is encoded by the coding sequence ATGAGAAACAAGTATATAGAAGCATTTGAAAATGCTCAAATTGAAAACAAGTCTGTGCCTGATTTTCGTGCTGGCGATACTTTAAGAATTGCTATTCGCATTAAAGAAGGTGATAAAACTAGAGTTCAAAATTTTGAAGGTATCTGTATAGCTAGACGCGGCAGTGGTTCTGGCGAGACTTTTATCATCAGAAAAATAGGTGCAAATAGCGTAGGCGTAGAGAGAATTTTCCCTATTTATAGCGAAAGTTTAGAGAGTATTACCGTTCTTAGAAGAGGACGTATAAGAAGAGCTAAACTATTTTATCTAAGAGATAGACGCGGTAAAGCTGCAAGAATCAAAGAACTTAAAAAATAA
- a CDS encoding PhnA domain-containing protein (Pfam match to PF03831.10 PhnA), whose protein sequence is MTKDSNQNELNNADSVTVIKDLKVKGASSTIKRGTTVKNIKLTSKDNEVECKIPGIGTVVLKTEFLKKI, encoded by the coding sequence ATGACTAAAGATAGCAACCAAAATGAGCTAAACAACGCAGATAGCGTAACTGTTATCAAGGATTTAAAAGTAAAAGGCGCTAGCAGCACTATAAAACGCGGTACAACTGTAAAAAACATCAAACTTACAAGCAAAGATAACGAAGTTGAGTGCAAGATACCGGGCATAGGAACAGTTGTTTTAAAAACGGAATTTCTAAAGAAAATTTAA
- the maf gene encoding septum formation protein Maf (Pfam match to PF02545.10 Maf), which translates to MIILASSSPSRANILSQFDIEFKQIIMEYDESSIPKTSAKSYSMNVVTEKSKQFFSKFKNEFTNVLFADSSVICNDIILNKAKDIDEARWMLNLQSGNLTSVYTAMKFFGNKFCIDMLSVATYKFNIFDKDDMQNYLSSGLWQKKAGAMMIEGFNKKYIQKSYGNKQTAMGLDIKSLKVFL; encoded by the coding sequence ATGATTATACTGGCTTCTAGTTCTCCATCAAGAGCGAATATACTATCTCAGTTTGATATAGAATTTAAACAAATCATTATGGAATATGACGAAAGCTCCATACCAAAAACATCGGCGAAATCATACTCTATGAATGTTGTTACAGAAAAATCAAAACAGTTTTTTTCTAAATTTAAAAATGAATTTACAAATGTTTTATTTGCCGATAGTAGTGTTATTTGCAATGATATTATACTAAATAAAGCAAAGGACATAGACGAAGCAAGATGGATGTTGAACTTGCAAAGTGGCAACTTAACTAGCGTATATACGGCGATGAAGTTTTTTGGGAATAAATTTTGCATAGATATGCTTAGCGTTGCTACGTATAAATTTAATATTTTTGATAAAGACGATATGCAAAACTATCTAAGTAGCGGTCTTTGGCAAAAAAAGGCAGGAGCTATGATGATAGAAGGATTTAATAAAAAATATATACAAAAAAGCTATGGTAATAAACAGACCGCCATGGGGCTTGATATAAAGAGTTTAAAGGTATTTTTATGA